A window of the Canis lupus baileyi chromosome 1, mCanLup2.hap1, whole genome shotgun sequence genome harbors these coding sequences:
- the PGLYRP1 gene encoding peptidoglycan recognition protein 1, which translates to MSTPGVLLTWALLALLGLGLGVPGEAPLNSCCPIVPRREWRAPVSRCTEKLQLPVRNVVVSHTAGSHCNSPALCLMQVQNVHSYHTKSLNWCDVGYNFLIGEDGLVYEGRGWDTKGDHTGVNWNPISIGISFMGNYMERSPPPRALRAAQSLLACGVAQGKLNPRYQLRGHRDVQQTLSPGDRLYEIIQTWPHYVD; encoded by the exons ATGTCCACCCCCGGTGTGCTGCTCACCTGGGCTCTCCTCGCTCTTCTCGGACTCGGACTCGGAGTGCCTGGAGAAGCCCCCTTAAACTCCTGCTGCCCCATCGTGCCCCGGAGAGAGTGGAGGGCCCCGGTGTCCAGATGCACCGAGAAGCTACAACTGCCGGTGCGCAACGTGGTGGTATCGCACACAGCTGGCAGCCACTGCAACAGCCCGGCCTTGTGCCTGATGCAGGTGCAGAACGTGCACAGCTACCACACGAAGTCACTCAACTGGTGTGATGTAGGCTACAA CTTCCTGATTGGAGAAGATGGGCTCGTGTATGAGGGCCGGGGCTGGGACACCAAGGGTGACCACACAGGTGTCAACTGGAACCCCATCTCCATTGGCATCTCCTTCATGGGTAACTATATGG agcgatcccccccaccccgggccctcAGGGCGGCCCAGAGTCTGCTGGCTTGTGGTGTGGCTCAGGGAAAACTGAACCCCAGATACCAGCTCAGAGGACACCGGGATGTGCAGCAGACACTCTCTCCAGGCGACCGACTCTATGAAATCATCCAGACGTGGCCACACTACGTCGACTGA